The segment GTAATATATTCTTCTGCAAATCTATCAATCTCAAGTGTAGTAACGCCAGGTTTTATCAATTTACGGATTTCCTTATGGCAATCAGCAAGGATTTCCCCAGCTTTTTTCATCTTTTCGATTTGCTCCTTCGTTTTTATATGGATCAACGTTTCTCCTCCTTTATTTTAAAAAAACAGCCAGTAATTTATTGCTTATTTCAAGAGCCGAACTAATAATTCAACAGTTTAAAAATAGCTCAAATGCCTTGTTGTGTCAAGGAAGCCTCATCCATGTCAAATAGTGCATTTATTTAGAAAAAATATAATAAATGTCTGTATAAAAAAACAACGATTGGAAAAAATGGGACAGTATATAGAATGGAGGGTCATGAGATGAAACGCATCGCAACAATCTTTTTAAGCATGTTACTATTTGCTTCTGTGCTTGCACCAAGCACACTTGCTGCAGAAAAAAGCAGTGAACTGGTGGACAATGTAAAATCAGCTATCCTGATTGACAGAGATACGGGTACAGTGCTTTATGAGAAAAACAGCAATGAAGAGCTTCCGCCTGCAAGCATGACAAAAATAATGACGATGTTATTAATTATGGAAGCACTTGATCAAGGTAAACTCAAGATTGACGAGAAGATTAGAACAAGTGAACATGCTGCATCAATGGGCGGATCACAAATCTTCCTTGAGCCCGGTGAAGAAATGACAACAGAGGAAATGCTTAAAGGTATAGCAATTGGTTCTGGTAATGATGCAGCAGTTGCAGTAGCAGAGCGACTTGCTGGATCTGAGGAAGCTTTTGTAGAAATGATGAACAAAAAAGCAACTAGTTTAGGATTGAAGAATACTGCATTCAAGAATGTTACAGGCCTTCCTGTTGATGACCATTTCAGTACAGCACATGATATGGCCATTATGGCAAAGGAATTATTGAAATATGAAGATATCACGAAATTCACAGGTACATA is part of the Niallia taxi genome and harbors:
- a CDS encoding D-alanyl-D-alanine carboxypeptidase family protein, giving the protein MKRIATIFLSMLLFASVLAPSTLAAEKSSELVDNVKSAILIDRDTGTVLYEKNSNEELPPASMTKIMTMLLIMEALDQGKLKIDEKIRTSEHAASMGGSQIFLEPGEEMTTEEMLKGIAIGSGNDAAVAVAERLAGSEEAFVEMMNKKATSLGLKNTAFKNVTGLPVDDHFSTAHDMAIMAKELLKYEDITKFTGTYEAYLRENSDKKFWLVNTNRLVKFYPGVDGLKTGFTKEAKYCLTATAEKNGMRVIAVVFGAPTSKERNAQVTKMLDYAFSQYETHPVYKRNEMIGKVKVSKGEQKQAAAVTSEPISLLTKKGEKVDDVEKKITMSKNLKAPILKGQEIGKVQFIKDGKVIVESPLVSQTEIKEAGWWTLFKRTAGMFTKTE